Proteins found in one Rahnella aceris genomic segment:
- the fdhE gene encoding formate dehydrogenase accessory protein FdhE: MSIQIVQQDELTDGKTTAGNIPPVLFANLKTRYQRRADRLRALAENSPLDGYLNFAAAICDAQQRVLKEFPLSIDLSGELEKAAGKPPLDCRLFPRTPHWLTLLDALILVLKHGASEPVSGVLERLEHSPSLQREMMATQLLNQDFKHVPADEAPFIWAALSLYWAQMAAQLRGVGRADYGENRQFCPVCGSIPVSAVINAGGLRYLHCNLCESQWHVVRAKCSNCDEMEHLNLWSIDDEQATVKAEACDDCGAYLKVIYQDKDPQADAVADDLATLLLDDRMEDKGFSGSGINPFLFPAG; encoded by the coding sequence ATGAGCATCCAGATTGTTCAACAGGACGAACTGACAGACGGTAAAACCACGGCGGGGAACATCCCGCCGGTACTGTTCGCCAACCTGAAAACACGGTATCAGCGCCGCGCCGATCGTCTGCGCGCGCTGGCTGAAAACAGCCCGCTCGACGGATATCTGAACTTTGCTGCGGCGATTTGCGACGCCCAGCAGCGCGTGCTGAAAGAGTTTCCGCTCAGTATCGACCTGAGTGGCGAATTAGAAAAAGCGGCCGGTAAACCGCCACTCGACTGCCGTCTGTTTCCGCGCACGCCGCACTGGCTGACCTTGCTGGATGCGCTGATCCTGGTGCTCAAACATGGCGCATCAGAGCCGGTGTCCGGCGTACTTGAGCGCCTCGAACATTCCCCGAGCCTGCAGCGGGAAATGATGGCGACGCAGTTGCTGAATCAGGATTTCAAACACGTTCCGGCCGATGAAGCCCCGTTTATCTGGGCCGCATTGTCGCTGTACTGGGCGCAGATGGCGGCGCAGTTGCGGGGTGTCGGGCGGGCGGATTATGGCGAAAATCGTCAGTTCTGCCCGGTCTGCGGCAGTATTCCTGTGTCTGCGGTGATCAATGCCGGTGGCCTGCGCTATCTGCACTGCAATCTGTGTGAAAGCCAGTGGCATGTGGTGCGCGCCAAATGTAGCAACTGTGATGAAATGGAGCATCTGAACCTTTGGTCTATCGACGATGAGCAGGCGACGGTGAAAGCCGAAGCCTGTGACGATTGCGGCGCGTACCTGAAAGTGATTTATCAGGATAAAGATCCGCAGGCAGACGCCGTGGCGGACGACCTCGCCACGCTGCTGCTCGATGACCGGATGGAAGATAAAGGATTTTCCGGCAGCGGCATCAACCCGTTCCTGTTTCCCGCCGGGTAA
- the fdoI gene encoding formate dehydrogenase cytochrome b556 subunit, which produces MKKEKLIQRYNLVERLNHWIVAFCFVTLALSGIGFFFPSFNWLMNVYGTPQLARILHPFFGVVMFVSFLGMFFRYWKHNLPEKDDIVWAKNIGKVLTNHEVGDTGRYNFGQKCVFWAAISCLVLLMVSGVMIWRPWFAGYFPIPLIRLALLVHSLAGIGLILVIIMHVYAATWAKGSISAMTGGKVPASWAKYHHPRWYRQVRAEELKKEQDKRKAG; this is translated from the coding sequence ATGAAAAAAGAGAAGTTAATCCAGCGCTATAATCTGGTGGAACGTCTCAATCACTGGATCGTGGCGTTTTGTTTTGTGACGCTCGCGCTCAGCGGCATCGGCTTCTTTTTCCCGTCGTTTAACTGGCTGATGAACGTTTACGGCACCCCGCAACTGGCGCGTATCCTGCATCCGTTTTTCGGCGTGGTGATGTTCGTCTCTTTCCTCGGTATGTTCTTCCGCTACTGGAAGCACAACCTGCCGGAAAAAGATGACATTGTGTGGGCGAAAAATATCGGCAAAGTGCTGACCAATCATGAAGTCGGCGACACAGGCCGCTATAACTTCGGCCAGAAATGCGTGTTCTGGGCGGCGATCAGTTGCCTTGTGCTGCTGATGGTGAGCGGCGTCATGATCTGGCGTCCGTGGTTTGCTGGTTACTTCCCGATACCGCTGATCCGTCTGGCGCTGCTGGTGCATTCACTGGCCGGTATTGGCCTGATTCTGGTGATCATCATGCACGTCTACGCGGCGACCTGGGCGAAAGGGTCGATTTCGGCCATGACCGGCGGCAAAGTGCCCGCGTCATGGGCGAAGTATCACCATCCGCGCTGGTATCGTCAGGTGCGTGCTGAAGAGCTGAAAAAAGAACAAGATAAGAGGAAAGCCGGATGA
- the fdxH gene encoding formate dehydrogenase subunit beta produces MAMQSQDILRKSATNGFTPAPRARDHQQEVAKLIDVTTCIGCKGCQVACSEWNDLRDDVGFNTGVYDNPMDLSAKSWTVMRFSEVEQNGKLEWLIRKDGCMHCADPGCLKACPAEGAILQYANGIVDFQSEHCIGCGYCIAGCPFNIPRINKQDNRAYKCTLCVDRVSVGQEPACVKTCPTGAIHFGTKTAMQDLAAERVSELKGRGFEHAGLYDPQGVGGTHVMYVLHHADNPELYHGLPKDPAISAAVTLWKGVWKPLAAVGFAVTFAAAAFHFLGVGPNYVKEEEHTEGEDKHDDEEKRS; encoded by the coding sequence ATGGCAATGCAATCACAGGACATACTTCGTAAGTCCGCAACCAACGGGTTCACGCCAGCGCCGCGTGCCCGTGATCATCAGCAGGAAGTGGCGAAACTCATCGATGTCACCACCTGCATCGGCTGTAAAGGCTGTCAGGTCGCCTGTTCCGAATGGAACGACCTGCGCGATGACGTCGGGTTTAATACCGGCGTTTACGATAACCCGATGGATCTCAGTGCGAAATCCTGGACGGTGATGCGTTTCTCCGAAGTGGAACAAAACGGCAAGCTGGAATGGCTGATCCGCAAAGATGGCTGCATGCACTGCGCCGATCCGGGCTGCCTGAAAGCCTGTCCGGCGGAAGGCGCGATTTTGCAGTACGCCAACGGCATCGTCGATTTTCAGTCAGAACATTGCATCGGCTGCGGTTACTGCATCGCCGGTTGCCCGTTCAACATTCCGCGCATCAACAAACAGGATAACCGTGCCTACAAATGCACGCTGTGCGTTGACCGTGTGAGCGTCGGCCAGGAACCGGCCTGTGTGAAAACCTGCCCGACAGGTGCGATTCATTTTGGCACTAAAACCGCGATGCAGGATTTGGCTGCAGAACGCGTCAGCGAGCTGAAAGGCCGCGGGTTTGAACATGCCGGTTTATACGATCCGCAGGGCGTTGGCGGCACGCACGTGATGTACGTGCTGCATCACGCCGACAATCCTGAGCTGTATCACGGCCTGCCAAAAGATCCGGCCATCAGCGCGGCGGTTACCTTGTGGAAAGGTGTCTGGAAACCGCTGGCCGCCGTCGGCTTTGCAGTGACCTTCGCCGCGGCGGCATTCCACTTCCTCGGCGTGGGGCCGAATTACGTGAAAGAGGAAGAGCATACGGAAGGGGAAGATAAACATGACGATGAGGAGAAACGCTCATGA
- the fdnG gene encoding formate dehydrogenase-N subunit alpha produces MQVSRRQLFKICAGGMAGTTAALLGFTPTMALAETRQYKLLRSRETRNNCTYCSVGCGILIYSQGDGAKNVTENIFHVEGDADHPVSRGSLCPKGAGVLDYIHSEGRLRYPEYRAPGSDKWQRITWDEAISRIARLMKDDRDANFVEKNENNVTVNRWLTTGMLCSSAASNETGLLDQKFTRALGMVAIDCQARLCHGPTVAALAPTFGRGAMTNNWVDIKNANVILIMGGNAAEAHPVGFKWVIEAKTKNNAKVIVVDPRFNRSAAVADIYAPIRAGSDTAFLLGMINYLITHNKIQTEYVLEYTNASLLVREDYEFNDGLFSGFNAAKKSYNKESWHYQLDEKGFAKQDKTLQDPRCVWNLLKEHVSRYTPELVERLCGTSKEDFLLISSILAETCARDKTSTILYALGWTHHTGGAQTIRCAAMIQLLLGNIGMPGGGVNALRGHSNIQGYTDLGLLSLNLPGYMPLPSEKQTNFTDYLHQITPAPLVDGQVNFWKNTPNFFVSMMKSFWGDHATAENDWGFDWLPKWDKSYDVLQQAELMTEGKLNGYIVQGFNPLAAFPDKNKSSRALSKLKYMVVIDPLVTESSNFWQNHGAMNDVQTADIQTEVFRLPSSCFAEENGSIVNSGRWLQWHFQASEPPGEALHDGKIIARLFMKLRELYQKEGGANPLPVMNMAWDYQDPLDPLPEEIAREANGKALADIHDDQGNLLAKKGQQLSTFAHLKNDGSTASFCWIYTGSWTEAGNQMARRDNADPSGLGCTSGWAWCWPLNRRILYNRASADPQGQPWDPKREIIRWDGAKWIGFDVPDYSTAAPGSGVGPFIMQQEGVGRLFATDKMADGPFPEHYEPIESPIGTNPLHPAVISNPVARIFASDLPNMGTAKDFPYVATTYSITELFRHWTKHALLNAIAQPEQFIEIGEGLAASKGIAQGDEVKVSSKRGFIVAKAVVTKRIRPLTIDGKHVDTIGIPCHWGFEGATRKGYLANTLTPSVGDANSQTPEFKAFLVNVEKV; encoded by the coding sequence ATGCAAGTCAGCAGAAGACAATTATTCAAAATATGTGCGGGTGGTATGGCCGGCACCACGGCGGCATTATTAGGATTTACTCCTACCATGGCGCTGGCGGAAACCCGCCAATACAAACTGCTTCGCTCCCGTGAAACCCGCAACAACTGCACTTACTGTTCCGTAGGTTGCGGAATACTGATTTACAGCCAGGGCGATGGCGCGAAAAACGTCACTGAAAATATCTTCCACGTAGAGGGTGACGCCGATCATCCGGTCAGTCGTGGCTCGTTGTGCCCGAAAGGCGCAGGCGTGCTGGATTACATCCACAGCGAAGGCCGTCTCAGATATCCGGAATACCGCGCTCCCGGTTCCGATAAATGGCAGCGCATCACGTGGGACGAGGCGATTTCCCGTATCGCCCGCCTGATGAAAGATGACCGCGACGCCAACTTCGTCGAGAAAAATGAAAACAACGTGACGGTCAACCGCTGGCTGACCACCGGCATGCTGTGTTCTTCTGCGGCCAGTAATGAAACCGGTCTGCTGGATCAGAAATTCACCCGCGCGCTGGGTATGGTGGCGATCGACTGTCAGGCCCGTCTGTGTCATGGCCCGACCGTGGCGGCATTAGCGCCAACCTTTGGTCGCGGTGCGATGACGAACAACTGGGTCGACATCAAAAACGCCAATGTGATTTTAATTATGGGCGGAAATGCGGCAGAAGCGCATCCGGTCGGATTCAAATGGGTGATTGAGGCCAAAACCAAAAATAACGCCAAAGTCATCGTCGTCGATCCGCGCTTTAACCGCAGTGCTGCGGTGGCCGATATCTACGCGCCGATTCGCGCTGGTTCTGACACGGCCTTCCTGCTCGGCATGATCAATTATCTGATCACCCACAATAAAATTCAGACCGAATACGTCCTGGAATACACCAATGCCAGCCTGCTGGTACGTGAAGATTATGAATTCAACGACGGTCTTTTCAGCGGTTTTAACGCGGCGAAAAAATCCTATAACAAAGAAAGCTGGCACTATCAGCTGGATGAAAAAGGCTTCGCGAAACAGGATAAAACGTTGCAGGACCCGCGCTGTGTCTGGAACTTGCTGAAAGAGCATGTTTCCCGTTACACGCCGGAACTGGTGGAACGTCTGTGCGGTACCTCGAAAGAAGATTTCCTGCTGATCAGCTCCATTCTGGCGGAAACCTGCGCGCGCGATAAAACCTCGACCATTTTGTATGCGCTGGGCTGGACGCACCATACCGGCGGCGCACAAACCATCCGCTGTGCGGCGATGATCCAGTTGCTGCTTGGCAACATTGGTATGCCGGGCGGCGGCGTGAATGCCCTGCGTGGTCACTCCAATATTCAGGGCTATACCGACCTCGGTTTGCTGTCGCTGAATCTGCCGGGTTACATGCCTTTGCCGTCGGAAAAACAGACTAATTTCACTGATTATCTGCATCAGATTACGCCCGCACCGCTGGTGGATGGACAGGTCAATTTCTGGAAAAACACGCCGAACTTTTTCGTCAGTATGATGAAAAGCTTCTGGGGCGATCACGCCACGGCGGAAAATGACTGGGGCTTTGACTGGCTGCCGAAATGGGACAAAAGCTACGACGTGCTGCAACAGGCCGAGCTGATGACCGAAGGCAAGCTGAACGGGTATATCGTGCAGGGCTTCAACCCGCTGGCGGCCTTCCCGGACAAAAACAAATCCTCGCGTGCACTCTCGAAACTCAAATATATGGTGGTGATCGACCCGCTGGTGACTGAGTCCTCAAACTTCTGGCAAAACCACGGTGCAATGAACGACGTGCAGACCGCCGATATTCAGACCGAGGTGTTCCGTCTGCCGTCTTCCTGTTTTGCAGAGGAAAACGGTTCGATTGTGAACTCCGGTCGCTGGCTGCAATGGCACTTCCAGGCCTCTGAGCCACCGGGTGAAGCGCTGCACGACGGCAAAATTATCGCCCGTCTGTTTATGAAACTGCGTGAGCTGTACCAGAAAGAGGGCGGTGCCAATCCGCTGCCGGTAATGAATATGGCGTGGGATTATCAGGATCCGCTCGACCCGCTGCCGGAAGAAATCGCCCGCGAAGCCAACGGCAAAGCGCTGGCTGATATTCATGATGACCAGGGCAATCTGCTGGCGAAAAAAGGCCAGCAACTTTCGACGTTTGCCCATCTGAAAAATGACGGCAGCACCGCCAGTTTCTGCTGGATTTACACGGGAAGCTGGACGGAAGCCGGTAACCAGATGGCGCGCCGCGATAACGCCGATCCTTCCGGTCTGGGCTGTACGTCCGGCTGGGCGTGGTGCTGGCCGCTCAACCGCCGCATTCTGTATAACCGTGCGTCCGCTGATCCGCAGGGCCAGCCGTGGGATCCGAAACGCGAAATCATCCGCTGGGATGGCGCGAAGTGGATTGGTTTTGATGTCCCGGATTACAGCACCGCCGCGCCGGGGTCCGGTGTCGGGCCATTCATCATGCAACAGGAAGGCGTCGGCCGTTTATTCGCCACTGACAAAATGGCCGACGGCCCGTTCCCTGAGCATTACGAACCGATCGAATCACCGATTGGCACCAACCCGTTGCATCCGGCGGTGATTTCCAATCCGGTCGCGCGCATTTTTGCCAGCGATTTGCCGAATATGGGCACCGCCAAAGACTTCCCGTATGTGGCGACCACCTATTCGATCACCGAATTGTTCCGCCACTGGACCAAACACGCGTTGCTGAACGCCATTGCGCAGCCAGAACAGTTTATCGAGATCGGCGAAGGTCTGGCCGCCTCGAAGGGCATTGCGCAGGGCGATGAAGTGAAAGTGTCTTCGAAGCGCGGATTCATCGTGGCGAAAGCCGTGGTGACCAAACGCATCCGGCCACTGACCATCGACGGTAAGCACGTTGATACCATTGGCATCCCTTGCCACTGGGGTTTTGAAGGCGCAACGCGTAAAGGTTATTTAGCCAACACGCTGACGCCGTCAGTCGGTGACGCTAACTCGCAAACGCCGGAGTTTAAGGCGTTCCTGGTTAACGTGGAAAAGGTCTAA
- the fdhD gene encoding formate dehydrogenase accessory sulfurtransferase FdhD has product MDVHQVNELGEKDDKKVTQIIGASQKTVMQRAHLNEPEDDWIAQEVPVALVYNGISHVVMMASPKDLHAFALGFSLSEGIIESVSDIYGMEVTPNCNGIEVNIELSSRRFAGLKERRRAMAGRTGCGVCGIEQLGDLFRPLAPLPFSQTFDLANLDNALHQLKSVQEIGQLTGCTHAAAWITPEGELLGGCEDVGRHVALDKMLGMRARQNDWISGAALVSSRASYEMVQKAAMCGIEILFAVSAATTLAVDVAEKCNLTLVGFSKPGRATVYTHPQRLR; this is encoded by the coding sequence ATGGATGTCCATCAAGTAAACGAACTGGGCGAAAAAGATGACAAAAAAGTGACTCAGATCATCGGAGCCAGCCAAAAAACGGTGATGCAGCGCGCACATCTCAATGAGCCGGAAGATGACTGGATTGCTCAGGAAGTGCCCGTTGCGCTGGTTTATAACGGCATTTCGCATGTGGTCATGATGGCTTCACCGAAAGATCTGCACGCCTTTGCGCTGGGCTTTTCGCTGTCAGAAGGGATTATTGAATCGGTCAGTGATATTTACGGGATGGAGGTGACACCAAACTGTAACGGGATTGAGGTTAACATCGAATTATCGAGCCGCCGTTTCGCCGGGCTGAAAGAACGCCGCCGCGCCATGGCGGGCCGTACCGGGTGCGGCGTCTGCGGCATCGAACAGTTAGGCGATTTATTCCGCCCGCTCGCGCCGCTGCCGTTCAGTCAAACCTTTGATCTGGCAAATCTGGACAACGCGCTGCACCAGCTGAAATCCGTGCAGGAAATCGGCCAGCTCACCGGCTGTACCCACGCCGCCGCGTGGATCACGCCGGAAGGTGAATTACTGGGTGGCTGCGAAGATGTGGGCCGTCATGTGGCGCTCGATAAAATGCTCGGTATGCGTGCCAGACAAAACGACTGGATATCCGGCGCCGCGCTGGTATCAAGCCGCGCCAGCTATGAAATGGTGCAGAAAGCCGCGATGTGCGGCATCGAAATCCTGTTTGCCGTCTCCGCCGCCACTACGCTCGCAGTCGACGTTGCCGAAAAATGCAATCTGACGCTGGTCGGTTTCAGTAAACCGGGACGGGCAACGGTGTATACGCATCCGCAGCGGTTACGTTAA
- the sodA gene encoding superoxide dismutase [Mn] has protein sequence MSYSLPSLPYAYDALEPHFDKETMEIHHTKHHQAYVNNANAALESLPELAALPVEELITKLDQVPADKKVALRNNAGGHANHSLFWKGLKTGTTLQGELKSAIERDFGSVDAFKETFEKAATTRFGSGWAWLVLKDGKLAVVSTANQDSPLMGEAISGASGYPLLGLDVWEHAYYLKYQNKRPDYIKAFWAVVNWDEAAKRLAEAK, from the coding sequence ATGAGTTATTCACTGCCATCACTGCCTTACGCATACGACGCACTCGAACCGCATTTCGACAAAGAAACGATGGAAATCCATCATACTAAACATCACCAGGCTTACGTGAACAACGCTAACGCTGCGCTGGAAAGCTTGCCGGAACTGGCTGCATTGCCGGTTGAAGAACTGATCACCAAACTGGATCAGGTTCCTGCAGACAAGAAAGTTGCACTGCGTAACAACGCAGGCGGCCACGCTAACCACAGCCTGTTCTGGAAAGGCCTGAAAACCGGCACCACCCTGCAGGGCGAACTGAAATCTGCGATCGAACGCGATTTCGGCAGCGTTGACGCTTTCAAAGAAACTTTTGAGAAAGCAGCGACCACTCGTTTCGGTTCAGGCTGGGCATGGCTGGTGCTGAAAGACGGCAAACTGGCGGTTGTTTCTACTGCTAACCAGGACAGCCCGCTGATGGGCGAAGCCATTTCCGGCGCTTCCGGTTACCCGCTGCTGGGCCTGGACGTGTGGGAACACGCTTACTACCTGAAATATCAGAACAAACGCCCTGATTACATCAAAGCCTTCTGGGCTGTTGTAAACTGGGACGAAGCAGCAAAACGTCTGGCTGAAGCGAAGTAA
- a CDS encoding methyl-accepting chemotaxis protein: MSNGSGLSQWMNNLKVGTKLGLGFGLVLLIAAVITTAGMIKFNDISQRAEKVDFSNQMNALLNDARLSRTLYQLNYNPAYLKQNQDNIDALSQLIEQSKDKLKWDAAGQAELEQVPVKIHEYQQAQAAFKEAVDRKDAVRASWNLSETEAVVKRLQDQLRVEDADPSIRLSLAEVIQKLINVRYDVRGLLLNINKESEARLLKSIDDTQANAKKLNALLLPDQQATLAPLMSALATYKDHVMAYMPAYEDEQKNSQLLTVKAAEMNTLVAKIFKNELDNTHKDISNAQMIMMVITLIVMLVGIIIAWRITRQIAQPLRDTLKTAEAIARGDLTVAHPTTRRDELGMLMNAVSAMSQNLSTMIYEIRSGVSQVSHAAAEIAAGNTDLSSRTEQQAAAVEETAASMEELSATVKQNADNAHHASKLASEASGTATLGGKQVGEVVDTMQQISGSSKRIAEITSVINSIAFQTNILALNAAVEAARAGEQGRGFSVVASEVRILAQRSAQAAKEIEGLIAESVERVNTGAKLVENTGRTMQDIVKSVSHVRDIMGEIASASDEQSRGISQISQAIVEMDSTTQQNAALVEQSSAAADSLEDQAATLTQAVSVFRLADNGDMLAAPASAALRRPALPLPVQGKTSQDNWETF; the protein is encoded by the coding sequence ATGAGTAACGGATCGGGTCTTTCGCAGTGGATGAACAATCTCAAGGTCGGCACCAAACTGGGTCTGGGTTTCGGGCTGGTGCTTTTGATCGCGGCCGTCATTACCACTGCGGGAATGATTAAATTTAACGACATCAGTCAGCGTGCGGAAAAAGTCGATTTCAGTAATCAGATGAACGCATTACTCAATGATGCCCGCCTCAGCCGTACGCTTTATCAGCTCAATTACAATCCGGCATATCTCAAACAAAATCAGGACAACATTGACGCGCTGTCGCAACTGATTGAGCAGTCGAAAGACAAGCTGAAATGGGATGCCGCTGGGCAGGCAGAACTGGAGCAGGTGCCGGTAAAAATTCATGAATATCAGCAGGCACAAGCCGCATTTAAAGAAGCCGTCGACCGCAAAGATGCGGTACGCGCCAGCTGGAATCTTTCCGAAACCGAAGCCGTTGTGAAACGTTTACAAGATCAGCTGCGTGTGGAAGATGCCGATCCTTCCATTCGTCTTTCACTGGCCGAAGTCATTCAAAAACTGATCAACGTGCGTTATGACGTGCGCGGCCTGTTGCTCAACATCAACAAGGAATCGGAAGCCAGGCTGTTAAAGTCAATTGATGATACGCAGGCCAATGCTAAAAAGCTGAACGCATTACTGTTGCCGGATCAGCAGGCCACACTCGCCCCGCTGATGAGTGCGCTGGCGACCTATAAAGATCACGTTATGGCCTACATGCCGGCTTACGAAGATGAACAAAAGAACTCGCAGCTGCTGACAGTAAAAGCCGCTGAGATGAACACACTGGTCGCAAAAATATTCAAAAATGAACTGGATAACACGCATAAAGACATCAGTAATGCACAGATGATCATGATGGTGATTACGCTGATCGTAATGCTGGTGGGGATTATCATTGCATGGCGAATCACCCGCCAGATTGCCCAGCCGCTGCGCGATACGCTGAAAACGGCGGAGGCGATTGCGCGGGGCGATCTGACTGTCGCGCATCCAACCACACGTCGCGATGAGCTGGGTATGCTGATGAACGCGGTGTCCGCGATGAGCCAGAATCTCAGTACGATGATTTATGAAATCCGCTCCGGCGTTTCACAGGTTTCTCACGCGGCGGCTGAAATCGCCGCCGGGAATACCGATCTTTCCTCACGCACCGAACAGCAGGCCGCCGCGGTTGAAGAAACCGCCGCCAGCATGGAAGAACTGAGCGCGACGGTGAAACAGAACGCCGATAACGCCCATCACGCCAGCAAACTGGCCAGCGAGGCTTCAGGCACCGCAACGCTCGGCGGCAAACAAGTCGGCGAAGTGGTCGACACCATGCAGCAGATTTCCGGCAGCTCAAAACGTATCGCCGAAATTACGTCCGTCATCAACAGCATCGCGTTCCAGACCAATATCCTGGCGCTGAACGCTGCGGTTGAAGCCGCGCGTGCCGGTGAACAGGGTCGCGGATTCTCAGTCGTCGCCTCGGAAGTCCGCATACTGGCACAGCGCAGTGCGCAGGCAGCGAAAGAGATCGAAGGGCTGATTGCCGAGTCGGTTGAACGTGTTAACACCGGCGCGAAGCTGGTGGAAAATACCGGACGCACCATGCAGGATATCGTGAAATCCGTCTCGCATGTGCGCGATATCATGGGTGAAATCGCCTCTGCTTCTGACGAGCAAAGCCGTGGTATCAGCCAGATTTCGCAGGCGATTGTCGAAATGGACAGCACGACACAGCAGAACGCCGCGCTGGTTGAGCAGTCATCCGCTGCCGCCGATTCACTCGAAGATCAGGCCGCGACGCTGACGCAGGCAGTCTCGGTATTCCGCCTGGCCGATAACGGCGATATGCTGGCCGCACCGGCATCCGCCGCGCTGCGCCGTCCGGCCCTGCCGCTGCCAGTTCAAGGCAAAACCAGTCAGGATAACTGGGAAACGTTCTGA
- the yiiM gene encoding 6-hydroxyaminopurine reductase → MHYPDVYIGTIEHYPDFSPSAIAKRQVDGAVALTPLGLENDQQAEKSYHGGADRALCHFPREHYAWLRQQFPEEEDRFHPPAFGENLSTLGMTEDNVYIGDIFRWGDALIQVTQPRAPCYKLNHFLDCKNLSPLLQQSGRCGWLYRVVSTGNVSGDRPLELLTRNSEVSVAEAISIAFNMPFDEEQYRRLMSAAGISASWSKTMQMRLVNRKIEDFGRRLFGK, encoded by the coding sequence ATGCATTATCCCGACGTGTACATCGGTACCATCGAGCATTATCCCGACTTTTCACCCAGTGCGATTGCCAAACGTCAGGTTGATGGCGCTGTCGCTCTGACGCCTCTCGGGCTGGAGAACGATCAGCAGGCCGAAAAGTCTTATCACGGTGGCGCTGACCGCGCGCTGTGTCATTTTCCCCGCGAGCATTACGCCTGGTTGCGCCAACAGTTTCCCGAAGAAGAGGACCGTTTTCATCCGCCTGCGTTTGGGGAAAACCTTTCGACACTCGGCATGACCGAAGATAACGTGTATATCGGCGATATTTTCCGCTGGGGCGACGCGCTGATTCAGGTCACGCAACCCCGTGCGCCCTGCTACAAACTGAACCATTTTCTCGACTGCAAAAACCTGTCGCCGCTGTTACAACAAAGCGGCCGCTGCGGCTGGTTATATCGGGTGGTCAGTACGGGGAATGTCAGTGGCGACCGGCCGCTGGAACTGCTGACGCGCAACAGTGAGGTGTCCGTCGCAGAAGCGATTTCTATCGCCTTCAACATGCCGTTTGATGAGGAACAGTATCGCCGTCTGATGTCTGCTGCAGGGATTTCAGCGAGCTGGAGTAAAACCATGCAGATGCGGCTGGTAAATCGCAAGATCGAGGATTTTGGGCGGAGATTGTTTGGGAAGTAA
- a CDS encoding YibL family ribosome-associated protein — MKEVEKAEIKRLSDMLDALNHKDATVIQAGNAELIAKHEEEKEKLAAEIARLKEVREKKLSTEAQKLEKLFSREITKKEQADMGTLKKTVRGIVVVHPMTALGREMGLKAVTGFAKKEF, encoded by the coding sequence ATGAAAGAAGTCGAAAAAGCCGAGATTAAACGCCTCAGCGACATGCTGGATGCACTTAATCACAAAGATGCGACCGTGATTCAGGCAGGTAATGCTGAGTTAATCGCTAAGCACGAAGAAGAGAAAGAAAAACTGGCTGCCGAGATCGCGCGTTTAAAAGAAGTGCGTGAGAAAAAACTCAGCACCGAAGCGCAGAAGCTGGAAAAGCTGTTCAGCCGTGAAATCACCAAGAAAGAACAGGCTGATATGGGCACGCTGAAGAAAACCGTTCGCGGTATCGTGGTGGTTCACCCGATGACTGCGCTGGGCCGCGAAATGGGCCTGAAAGCGGTGACCGGTTTCGCTAAGAAAGAATTCTGA